One Bacillota bacterium genomic window, TCTGCGCCTGCGCAGGAGGCAAAGGAAATCCTGGGCCACTACTTTGGGGTGCTGGTCCGCCATGCTGGAATGAAGTGGGATGGCGGGTACACGGCGGAAATTGAACTTGCCGTTGACAAGATCTTGGAAGCCGTTGTCGCCGCCCTTGCGCGGGCGGAGAAGGGGGCGTGAGCATGCCGCAACCGACTTGCCCGCGCTGTGGGGCAAACCTGGTCTGCATATGGCGGGGTAACGCATGGCGCTTCGGCAGGCATCCCGGCTCCTTGGGGCGGTGGGTGCAGGCTGAGGAGTACACGTGCATAGGCTGCGGGGCGAAGGTGGCCGTCTCGGACGCGCTGGCCCCCGAGGAGCAGCCCGCGACGGTGACGATTCACGGCGGGGAGGAGGCTGAGGCATGACCCGGGTGCTTTGCGAAAAGTCCGAGTGCCGCCACAACAAGCGGGGCAGGTGTACCGCACCGGAAATCGACGTGGTACTGATCCGCGTGCCCGACAGCACCAGCATCCACGCGAGGTACGACGATGCGCTGGGCGTTACGTGCCCTGGTGATGGCGCAAACCAGGAGGCATCTGAGGATGACCCTGCAGTTTGACCCGCGCCCGGGCCCGCCGTGGTGCGGGTACGGCCGGCCGGTCCCGCGGTGGGAGCCGTGGGTGGTGCTGGCCGGGTGTGTGGTGCTGGTGATCCTCGGCTGGTGGCTCGGGGGGGCGGTGAGGCCTTGATCGGCGAGCACAAGGCTGTGGCCCGGGCAAAGCAAGGCGAGAGAGTGGCAATCGTGAGCCTCCCCTGGGGCCGGCCGCTCAAGCGGGGGTCCAGCCGGGTGGTCCGCCGTGTCACGAAAGCGGTGTGCGCGGACCGCAGGCTGCTGGAAGGCTGGTGCCGGGAGCACCGGGTGCCTGTGGCGTGGATCCACCGCGCCCGGTCCGGCCTGTGGCACGTTGACCTCTGGGGCAGACCGGCCGACCGCGTGCTCGCAGCGCGGGGCCGGAATCGTCCCGCGCCGGGCGGTGGGGCGCCGTGAGGG contains:
- a CDS encoding DUF1540 domain-containing protein, with the translated sequence MTRVLCEKSECRHNKRGRCTAPEIDVVLIRVPDSTSIHARYDDALGVTCPGDGANQEASEDDPAV